Proteins encoded within one genomic window of Bacteroidota bacterium:
- a CDS encoding DUF393 domain-containing protein, which translates to MQDQYRKIENPIILFDGICNLCNSSVQWIIKKDNKTSFRFASIQSKAGISLLSECGLTKNQLYSIVLIENNSYRDKSDAIIQICVLIGGIWKLAKIFLIIPKVVRDLLYDYIAKNRYKWFGKRKTCMLPNEDVLSLFL; encoded by the coding sequence ATGCAAGATCAATATAGAAAAATAGAAAACCCAATCATATTGTTTGATGGAATATGCAATTTGTGCAATTCCTCTGTACAATGGATCATAAAAAAGGATAATAAAACCAGCTTTCGTTTTGCTTCAATTCAATCGAAAGCTGGTATTTCTTTGTTATCTGAATGTGGTTTAACTAAAAATCAGCTTTATTCAATTGTTTTAATAGAAAACAATAGCTACAGAGATAAGTCTGATGCCATTATTCAAATTTGCGTTCTTATTGGCGGCATTTGGAAACTAGCTAAGATATTTCTGATTATCCCCAAAGTAGTAAGAGATTTATTATATGACTATATAGCTAAAAACCGATACAAATGGTTTGGAAAACGGAAGACTTGTATGCTTCCGAACGAAGATGTTTTATCTTTATTTCTCTAG